Sequence from the Aspergillus nidulans FGSC A4 chromosome III genome:
GGATGAGTTCGACGTGGTGGAACGTCCGGAAACTGCAATTGATGATTCCAAGCCGCCTTCGGTTATCATACCGGACGTTCAGCATCATATATCTGACGAAGAGATCCGGATGTACATATTGAAGCAGCTCCCTCGAGGCTGCCGCGCCTCGATCAAAACAGACACTGTTACCACACAGACCATCACGGTGAACGTTTATGACGACGATGGAGAGATTGTAGCCCCTCCAGGCACCATGGTGGTTGAGGAGAGGTTTTATAATCACACTGATGACGGCGGCCAGGGGTCGTCTGTAGGGCAGGCCCCAAAACACACCATCGTCTTCCGGACCGCATTCAATAGATCGCAGAGTGCCGATGTAAGGCCACCGTCAAGAAATCTTGTCGGTCTACGCGAACCGAACAACGATCATAGTGATGATCACCACCATGTCTTATCGGACGACTCTGCATTTGAGGTTGGGCCAGAGGACACTTGTCACATCAGCGATAGGGTTTCGAAAAGTCAGGGACAAGATAATCAGCAATCAGTCTCAGTATTCTCTGAAGTCCACGATCCGGGCACACCTCATCCTTCACCCAGGGAGACGCCGCAATCAGCAAGACGAGTTTCTGGGACATTTGGCAGAGGCTCACTGACAAAATTTGCCCAAAGAGTAAAGACGGGCACAAGTGAAAAAAAGGACCAGTCGAAGAGGTCATCGTTGCGATTACCGTTTCAGCAGTCGAACCCTCACTTAACACCAAGCGTCTCAACACAGCGCAGTAAGCCCAGGGGGGCTGCTACAGAACGAAAGCCTTCTGCGCAAGCATATCCAGATAAGCCTACTCGTCAACTGAAAGCAGGAAAATCAGTCGTACCTTCCATGAGCGAGACTGCTCACCTTACCGCAAACAGAGGCGTCCCAAGAACTCTTTCGCAAAATCATCGATCACAGCATAGTTCAAGCACAAATAAACGTGATGGCCGTACAGCGGGCCCCAGAGACGACTATTATTGGGTGCATGAGAGTAGCCAAGAGTCTTATGTTACGCGAACTGACACCTACTCGCCATCGCGAGAATTGAGGCCCTCCTCGCCCACGGCAGCTAGCTCGTATGTCCGCAGCAGTAGCTCGCTGTCACTTACACGGTCCGAGTCAGAGACAACAGTCAATCTCCGTCCAGATAAACGACCAAACTCTGCTCATCGGAGGTCAAAGTCGTACTCAGCTAGCATATACTCCTTGGCAACAGCCGGGTCAGATACCTCCCTTATACTAGCCCACCGTGCTCGGAAAAGTGCGTATGACGATGCTTCAACAATTCAAGCTCTCAATAGGGACGGCCTTGTTCCAGGAATCTTCCCTAAGAGGCATTTCGTTCGGAATATTAGGCGTTTCTGTCGCTTTGCGTCAGCAACTTATGGGGCTAGTGCTCTCCAGGTCATGGGTTTACCGCGACAGCCGAGAGGTCCTAACCGCGACAACCCCCACAGTCAAGAGCATGATGACTTTTCTCACCACACAGGGCTACCAGCGTCCGCTATCCTTCTTTCGTCCTACGTTGACCCTGCAGGTGGATCCAACGCTGCTGGTGAAACTGAAAGCGGCTTTCCCCTCGTCCATTACTTGTTCCTCGACCACGAATCGAAAGCTGTTGTGCTTGCGCTTAGAGGGACATGGGGCTTTGAGGATGTATTAACGGATATGACGTGCGAGTATGACGATCTGGTGTGGCAGGGGAAAAACTGGAAAGTTCATAAGGGAATGCACGCTTCTGCGAAGCATCTCTTGATgggaggtggaaggagaGTCATGATTACGATCCGAGCTGCATTGGAAGAATTTCCTGACTATGGGGTTGTATTATGTGGCCACTCACTGGGAGGGGGCGTAGCAGCACTTCTCGCAACAATGATCTCCGAACCGACCCACGAGGCATCGCTTGTGTCCTTCACGACCGCTTCTCGCTCTGACAGAAAACTTATCCTTCCAAACGCCAGATTCACCGACGATTCTCACCCGGCTTATTACCTTCCCCCCGGTCGTCCTATCCACGTCTATGCATACGGACCACCCGCGGCAATGTCACCATTCCTTCGCCGCGCAACACGCGGACTAGTGACCACTGTCGTAAATGGTCAAGACGTGGTACCCTGCCTTTCTCTTGGTATTCTCCATGATTTGCATACAACAGCACTGGAGTTCAAAGGAGATACCTCCGAAGCCAAATCTAATGTCCGTCTTCGTGTCTGGGAAAATCTGCGGCAAAGTATAGTCAACAAATTCTACGTCCACGAGGCGCCAATGCTCCTTAATGCCGGTGATGGTTTAGGCGAAGATGCCTGGGCATGGAAAACTCTGAAATCTCTCAGAGAATCCATGTGTGCACCTAAATTAGTACCTCCAGGAGAGGTTTTCGTAGTTGAAACCATGCGGGTGCTGCAGCGGAGTGCCTTTACCTCTGATGTTGGGGAAGATGGTTCCTTGCGGCTCGGAAAACCAGCAACCAGAGTGCAACTAAAGTTCATTCGTGACGTTGAATCTCGGTTTGGAGAATTGCGATTCGGCTCCGGCATGTTCAGTGACCACAACCCAGCAAGATACGAAGCTAGCCTCGTGGCTCTCACACGGGGCATTTTGGATGACTAACGCGCCATGACCGCCAATATGAATATCTCTCCGTACACGCCGATTTCTCTAGATCTATGGACTTTTCTCAATGATTTCCTTTTTCAATTATCGGGTGAAGATTGAGCAGACCTGTATATACCCATGTGGATCTTTGATTTATACTCCAAGATAAGAGTAGACTAGAATACAATATATCCGATCTGGTTGACTGTATAGCATTATTGACGAGGCGAACTTTCAGTAATACGATACGCCACTCGTCTTGCAAGAACAAGTGGGATAGTCACCATTCAGGAGCTCCTGATCAAAGACAACGAACATGCAAGTATAATTGTCACTTACGCTGCTCTCGCCCTTAATCAAACATCTCATAGCCGTCCTGCCCGCAAAATTTCGGACATTTGGAGCGAGTATAGCATAGGCTAAGACACCGCAGTAATTTGCCAGTTGGAACCAGTCATCAGCATCGACTTTCAGCTGATGCTTGTGGGTCGATACGGCGGACCAGGCTCGACCATCAACTCCGATTATCGAAGGGCAGGTGGGTGTTTAAGCCGTCACATATGGTTCAAGTGCAATGACGGGACGGCTTATAACTCGCTTCAGTCATAGGATGCACCAACACTCTATCTCCTTTCACACCCTCTTATTATCAATACCCTTTTGTTTCCTTTCTTCTATCCTAGCGTCTAAGTCACGCATCTGCTTTTCAACGAGCTCTTTTTTGCCGACGAGAACCTGGCGCGTGCTTTGAAGAGAGGCAATTCGCTCATCAAGTGTAATTTCGCGGGCTTTTTGCGTTTGCTGCTTCGTCCATTAGATCAGGGCGGAAAATGCGGAGTTGGTTGGAGCAAAGTACTCACCTGAGAAACCTCCTGTTGCGTCTTCAAGCCTGCACCATAGAGTGTCCCGGTGATAGTGACTGCGGTTACAGCTCCGGTCAGAACGAGCTTTTTTACTTTCTGGGGTGAATTGAGGATAGACATATTTGCTTCACCTCAATTGATCTAGTCTGATTTGCAAAGtaatcttctccagatcaaATGAAAATCACCGCGAAGCTCTGAATCTACCGTATCTCACCGCCTGTTAAATTAGGATATAGATTGATTCCTAGCGCGTCACGTCCTGAATAACGCCTGATCACGAATTCCATCCCGCAGTATCAGTTTCACAATAAAGAAAAGTGACACAAAGAAGTCGCCCTCAATGACCGGGATGGGAGGACAATAACGGATCTCGCCTCTACACCATGCTCGATGGCTTTCGTCCAGGCAGTCGCATCTGTCCGAAAAAACCAATATGCCTTCCATGAGCAATAGCGCAGTCCCTCAACGCCGCCGACGTGAGCAGGACGATGACTCCGATGATCTTGCGTCCGCATCTGAATCTTCACCTGTTCCAACTCCTGCGAGTAACAGGAGTCACAGCAAGAGAGCTAGAATAGCAGCGAAATATGATGCTTCCGAAGACGCGTCTGATCCCGAATTTGAAGGAAATGGCGAGAACGAAAATGCCGAGGACAGTTCCGAGTCCGCGAGTTCCACCCAGGATGATGGACAAACTGAGACACAGAGCCATAATTATAATCCTGCGGGGCTATTGTCGACTGTGCAGAATGGCATGAGGGGTCAGGAGGGGTTCAAGCCTGGTGCCATTGTGCgaatcaaggtcaaggattTCGTGACATACACAGCGGCGGAGTTCTTCCCTGGGCCGAAGTTGAACATGGTTATTGGGCCGAATGGAACTGGGAAGAGCACGCTTGTTTGTGCTATTTGTTTAGGGCTGGGATGGGGACCAGTAGTAGGTGCCTGTTATAATCTAACTGTGTTTTGAGTACTAACGATCTTTTATCTCGGCTACAGCATTTAGGACGTGCGAAGGACATCGGCGAGTTTGTCAAGCATGGGTGCAGAGAGGCAACAATCGAGATTGAGCTTGCTAGGGGCCCAAAGCACTCTCGAAATCCAGTCGTGACTCGGATCATCAAACGAGAAGGCAACAAGAGCTCTTTTATGTTGAACGGAAAGCAAGTGAGTGGACACCATGTGAAGAAACTTGCGCAGTCCTTCGCGATTCAAGTCGACAACCTATGTCAATTCCTGCCGCAAGATAAAGTTAGCGAGTTCGCGGCTCTCACACCAGTTGAACTGCTTCACTCGACTCAAAGAGCTGCTGCCGGAGCCGAGATGGTGGAGCTGCACGAGAACTTGAAGAGGCTACGggcagagcagaagaaactcCAATCGAATAATCAGTCCGACAAGGATCTCCTGGCGAATCTTGAAAATCGACAAGAAATGCAGCGCGCCGACTTTGAGAGAGTGCGCCAGAGAGCTCAAATTGCGAGAAGGATCGAACTACTGCAGACGGTTCGTCCCTTGGTTTTATACCGACATTTAGTGGAGCAAGGCAAGGCTctgaaagaggagagaaatgtTTCTCAACGCGAACTTGAAGTTCTCGAAGCGCAATTGAAGCCTGTTATGAGATCCagtgagcagaagaaggagtACTGCATGCAGCTGGAAGCTGTAGTCAAACACAAACAGCGAGCCCTAGAAAGAGCAGACAGAATGGCGACAGACCTCAACAGAAAAGTCGAGCAATACGAGCAAAACATGAAGGAGCTAGATGCTGAGATCGAGGCAGAAAAAAAGAGTGCCGTAAAGTCAAGACAGGAAGGGGCCAAAATTGCGCAAACCATCAAAACTCTCACTCGCCAGTTACAGGACAATCCTGTGGAATTCGACGCTGATTGGTATAACGAACAAATTGTAAGTGCAACGCGATGCTGTAATGCTATGGGCGCGCTGCTAACTACCGTTGACAGAGAGACAAACGGAGGGAGATAAGAGAAATTGAAAACAGGGCAAAAGAGATAAATGAGCGTAAACGGCAGCTTCATGAGAAGTTTAACGAAACAGGTGATCGTTTGAAGCAGGCCGAGCATCAACTACGAAGCCTTGATTCGCGCGCTGGACAGCAAGAGAAAAAGCTGCAGGACGTCTCATCTGATTCCTATAAGGCTTATAGGTGGCTCCTAAACAATCAAGACAAGTTTGAGCAAGAGGTTTTTGGGCCTCCGATTGTGACGTGTTCCATCAAAGATTCCAAATATGCCGACCAGGTCGAGTCACTATTGCAAAAAACGGATTTCACAAGCTTCACAGTTCAAAATCGGCGAGACTTTAGGACCTTGCAACGTTACCTAATAAATGAACTAAGGCTCCATGATATCAGTATCCGGACTTCTTCTACTCCTCTCGAAAACCTACGCTCTTCTCTGCCAGATCATGAACTCAGAGATCTGGGCTTCCATGGCTGGGCTAGAGACTTCCTCGATGGTCCAGAACCCGTGGTCGCGATGCTGGTTAGCGAGAAGCTACTGCACCAGACGCCGGTCAGTCTAAGGGATATCTCTGATCAGACTTTCGCGACGTTGGAACAGGGGTCTATATCGTCGTGGGTTGCTGGTAAACAGAATTATACGATCAATCGACGACGAGAGTATGGCCCTGGTGCCATTTCCACACGCGTGAGACAGGTGCGGccagccagagtctggacTTCCCAACCTGTTGATGCATCGGCGAAAGCCGAGCTGCAACGACGGATTCAGGAGCTGAGAAGCGAAgtcgaggagatcaaggagaGAATAGAGTCCGATAGAGCAACCATGGCTCAACTTAAACGGGATAACGACACTGCCCATGCAGAAAGGGTCAGTAGGCCAATTTTCTAAACCCGACGAGTTATGCTAACTTGTTTGAATAGGACAAACTTGAACGAGATAAGAATGATAAACAAACCGCCTACACCCATTTTAGAGCCATTCCAGAGAAAATCCGTAAGCCGTTTTCTTCAGttctatttcttcttcaatcaCTGAATGTACAACAGGCCATCAGGAAGCCAAGAAAGAGGCCCAAGACGCTTCTATAGCTAAAATCAGGGCGAGCATTATTAAAATTCGCCATAAGCAGGATAAACTGTCTGTCgagaaggctgaagctgtcCTTCAATACGCGGTATGAAAATAGGCAATCTCAACCCACATTGATGCTAACAGGTATAGAATGCTGTTGAGAGTCTCCGTGAATTGCACGAGGAATTGATCAAACTATCGCTGTGGAAGATCGAATCGTTCTCGGACTGGGAAGTTCTGAAACTCCGCAATAGTGAATATGAGGAAAGACTTAACGCAAAGAGGGACGAGGTAAAGCAGTTGTCTGAACAAGTCAAACAGAAGGCATTGGAATGCAGAAGGGCGGAGCAGGAGGCAAAAAAGCTCTCAGTAAAGGCTAGAGAGCAGCCCGATTTGATGGAGGTAGCACAGGAGGTATCGAGTAACAATCTTACCCCAGAAGCACTAGAAGGCGAAATCGACTCCGAGCAGGCACGTCTTGAGCTCACACACGGAGGTCCCAGCAACGTGGTTCAAGAATATGAAGAGCGCGCACGGCAGATCAATAAATTGCGCAAGAAACTCACAGAGTTCgatgagaagctcaagcaaTTCAACGACGCCATTGCTGAAGTCAGAGGCAAATGGGAGCCCAAGCTGGATGCCATCGTCAAGAGCGTCAGTGACGCATTCTCCGACTCGTTCGCCCGCATCGGCTGCGCAGGTCAAGTCAGCCTGGACAAGCCAGGCGATGAGCCTGGACCTGACGGCCAGCCAAGCGGCAACGACTTCGACCTGTGGTCTATCCAAGTCCACGTCAAGTTTCGCGAGCACGAAAATCTTTCACTGCTCGACTCGCACCGCCAGTCTGGCGGCGAGAGAGCCGTCAGTACAATATTTTACCTCATGGCCCTACAGTCCCTCTCCGCCTCTCCATTTCGCGTCGTTGACGAAATCAATCAGGGAATGGACCCCCGGAATGAGCGCATGGTCCACGGGCGCCTGGTTGAGATCGCTTGCGCTCCTAGCAGCGACGGTGGCGGTGGGCAGTACTTCCTTATCACCCCGAAGCTGCTTAGTGGACTCGTATACAAACCCGGTATGAGGGTCCTTTGCATCGTCAGCGGTGAACATATGCCTGAGGACCACAATCTCATAGATCTTGGTGCCGCAGTAAGGAACAAGCGGGCTCTTTCTGCACGGTCGGGTACGGGAGGAGCTGTGAGCCCTGCTGTGAGGTCTGTTGCTGCTTAGAACCCATCTTTCCATATTAGCCGTATATTTTCTGCAGGTTCCTTCGGTGTTTTGGGCATCAGCATGAAGGTAGATAGGGTGAAATCCTTTCTTTAATTCGCAGGTTGCTGTATCTACAACCATTCTTGTCTATAGTTGACCGTGATACCTGATCTTCTTGGCGCTTTGTGAGATGATTTTAGGGAATACATTGAAGTGAGAAACACTCTATTGAGGAAGCTACTTACTGAATGGGATACGGAATACAcgggacgaagaagatatgTACTGCCATTAGAAACATCCAGCATTTGCGAGGCAGCTGTACGGCGATTCACTCACTTGGGCCAGGGGCACCCACCGCAACGCAGAGCCATTTTAAAGAATGATATCTAGCCTCGAGCGCAAAGACACCAATAGTAGCTCGTTTGATCAAAGAACTCAAGGTGCGCACAGAAGCTACAAAGGACCATGGAATTAATAGAGGATTTTCATCTttttatttccttttttttattcttctgTCTGTAATTGTCTGAGGATAAGgtgagagaaaagaaaaagtcaTTCATGTCACATCATCACTCGGAACAAAGGAAATGACacaagaaaaaaaacataTTCAATAGATACCTTCTTCGGGTATCCAATACAATAGCCTCAAGGGAGCCCAGCTGGCGCCAACGCCTCTGCTCGCTCCGTAAGTCCGAGATGAGATGGTTGACCTGGCGTAGTCTTTGAGAGGTTGCTGAGTAAAAAAGTATGAGAATAGATATACATCGGTAGAAGAGAAATGTGTCTTGCGAGAAGGCCAGGGCTGTTTATTTGAAATTCCGAATCCAATTCCAATTCCTTGATCCCCGTGACACCGGTGCGATGAACATGAACAGAACATGAGAGGGTATCATGCATGAAACAGATAACAAGCTTAAGCAGGCGATTAGTGTAgattttttttccttttttttttgttatGATGCGAGGAGGTGGAGTAACACAATTGGTTACACCATCGCGACAGCCCTCCCGGTATGGCAGCCGCGCTCATGGCGCTTCATGTTGCTCCGTACACTAAAGGCTTTGCCGCATCCGGCATGTGTGCACCGAAATGGCTTCTCGCCGGTGTGGCTATGGCTGTGGATGCGCAGACTCGAGGGCCGCGAGAACGCCTTGTGGCAGGTGCGGCAGATATATCGGTCGTGGTTCTGCTGGTAGGGTGtgtttgaggaaggagggaagtagtggtggtgctgcCAGGCCGGTGTCACGGGCGAGATCATGGGCTGGTGTTGCGGCGGGGGTGGAGGAGCCTGGTATGTGCCTGAGGATGCGGGCCGCTGGTGTTGGTAGTACATTGCCGATGAGGGTGAGGGCTCAACGGGCGAGGAGTAAGAGGGCGCCACGCTGGGAGCTGGCGAGGCGTAGGGACCATGCTGGTGCTGCGGCGCAGACCCTTGGCTCGAGATGGACGAGCGGTCGGTTGGGCTGGGAAGGCCCGGAAGAGAGACTGGAGCTGATGGTGGTGCCGGGTACTCGGACTTGATCATCGagatggatgagatggagcTCGAGGGCGAGTGGCCGGCGCTGTGGAAGCCGGAGCCGGGGCGCAATGGAGGAGTGGGCGGGAGACGGATGGGAGCAGCGCCGGCAGATGGGTTCTTGTCAAGCGGTTCACGGTGCATTGGAGAGCTGAGCCGTTGGCGCTCTAGGATTCAATGTTAGCCGGGATCCGCTCGGTTGCGCTGAAATGGAGACTTACTTGGAGCTTGTGTCGAGGCGCCGTCTGCGCTGTCAAGAAGCGCAGAGATTGATGGCAGTGAGCAGCGAGAAGATCTATCCTCGACTGGAGGCGATAGTGGCGCTTGTGTCCGCGTGAATGAAGTAGATGCGGCGTAGAAGGAGCCCGGTTCAAAGGCAGGAGGGCTGTATCTTGATTTGGCCGTCAGAGCAGGCTCAGGCCCCGGTTGGGAGATGAGGTTGGCGAGATCCATGACGATGTGTGTATATGATGTGTTTGAGCCGCCGATATAGGTGAGCGATAGATGGGCGATAGGTAAGCGGTGGATGAGCGGTAGGtgagaggaaggcgagaggaaggcgaggtgTTGGAACCAAGTCTAAAACGAACGGGATCGAGGAGTTCAAGTAGTCAAAAAACGTGGCGAGCAGGTAAGCATATATGATGGAGACGACGCTATCCCAAAGCCATCCAGATGTATGGAGTGGGGAGAGATGAGGAACAGGGGGGGGACACAACGAGGTTTATAGTCCCAGCGTCCCAGAGAGtcgagatgatgctggagatGAGGTGGGGAGCAAATGGAAGAAATGagcaaaaaataaaatattAAAATGACCCAAAACGATAATCTGACCCAGGATCTCCGAGGCTGATTCGCGCAGGCGTCTGGCCTCCGCCGTCGTGGAAATGACTCGGGAGGGTGGGCTGGCTTGGGCTTTGGCTTGGGCTTAGGCGTTGGTGGAGAGCAGCCGAGCCGAGCTCTCAACTCTTTTTTTATCTGGTTTTATCTGGTTATTTCTGGTATGGTATGGACAGTATGGTATGGTACAAAGTACAATGGTATGGGGAATGGGTGTAATTTATGCGAGGACGGCGCTCTGAGACCACCGTCTCAAAGCTTAATTGATTGTGGTGGATCGCGTATTTGCCGTATCGCCGTATTGGCAGTAATGGAAGTATTGGCAGTATTCGCTAGTAATCTTACCCTGAAGCCTGCCCTCCCTCAGGAACACACAGTGTTCCCAAGGTGGGACATCAAGGCTCACGAAAGAACGCACAATCATCAATGTTTCGCaacctcagcatcagcatcagctgtTGACGGTATCCGGCAGGACGGCAATATCGACGAGAGCCAGGAGACTTGTCTGGACTCGACTCGGCACAATCTCCTAGTGCAGATCCATCGATCTTCCTTAGTGCACCAACTTCCATCAAGCCGTGGCAAAGGTTTAAGGCATCCACCTTAGCGGGTGCTATTATTATGACTTTGATTATTATGATAGATGGGCCTCGACGATCGTTGGGTGGTCTAACCTGTCACAACGAGCCCCTCAGGCCCCGTTAACGGCTGATCGTTGCCGCACGATCATGTCGTTGCGAGAACCTGATCTTGTTTCACCAGCCTGTCGATCGTTCGTCTGTTTCGACTCTTTGAGATGCCTAGAGATGGGCTTCGCCGAAATCTTAGGACTCAACCTTGTACAGTCGGTCACCGTGCAGTGTCGACCTCAACTCGAGTCTCCAGCCATCAGAGTGGTCTCCCGCATTCCTGGGCGGCTCCCGATCGAGCGTCTTGTCGCCTTCGCCCGGCGACCGTATGAAAGCTCTGCTGGGTCGTGGACAAACAAGGGGCTGTGCTCGGATTGGAAGTGCCtccgttctcatcgccaaccAAGCCTCTGAAGTCGGCtggcagctccagcttgggcttgggccAGGCTTGGCAAACACGCCGGGAAGGGAATCTGGGAACGATTTCCATCCTTTGCGTCCATCGCTTGGTTGCAGGTCACTGGAAAAAGAGGCTAGCGCGGCGCGAGAACCGGAGATTATAGTGGAGTGGGACCGATAATGCAAAATAAAGGAGGTTCCTCGCCGGACCAAGGACCGAATCTAGTTTAGtgccgctgctcttctggCCAAGGACTCAAATCCGTATGACTTTTGATCGCTTTCGTGTCGCTCATTATGACGTTGCCGCTCTGGATTATGATATGACCCTCAAGCTGACAGGCAATCTATCAAAAAGACTAAAAGGACTACGGAGTATCTATCGCCGTGACCTCGTTTACTTGGCCCCAAGCTTGATGACCCTTCATTTACGCTTGTGCCTCCATTGGGATCGACCTACATATAACGTAATGTTGTAGTCGGAGCTGATACGGCTTTTCGTTGCTCGGCGCAATCCAGGCCGTTGGCCGATTTGCACGAGGTCTTGACTACACAGTACTACGGTAGTGCGAGGGGGGCCAGCTTGCGTTATTCCTGGTTCAAGCCTTGGCTCTACCCGAGTTCTCTACCCGCGAACCTCGACCGCAAAAGGCTACGGAGACGACAAGTAGGCTCTATTGGCCACACTAAAGGCAGATCATCAACCCGAAAACCGATTCTCAGTCTGGCAGTCACCACATCAACGAAACCATACAGAGTGCTCCTGTCACATTCCAAGGACCGCCATCCAAGACAATGAGTGGTGACTGTTTCACCCAGTTTACGGGATACGTACTCGCCTCCTCGACTGCATGCAGCTCGGCTGCTTCTCATGCGTAAGTTATTTGCGTGGATTATTCCCGATAATGATCGTCAGCGCCCGTCCCGAACCGGTCTAGTTTGTTCAAAGCGTCCGTCTCTCAATCTCGCTCTACGATCCTTGGCGCTATCAGGTGACTGGGAAAATCACCCGCTGCGTTGGTTCTTGGGTCGGATTCGTTCTAAAATGCTAGCTGTTAATCATGGAAAATCCAAATTAGGTCCAGCTTTTTGGAGTAATACTTCAAGCCCGACTTTGATTACCGCTACCCCTAGAAgtttctttgttttttttttgccaaTGCATACGGCAGAGGCAGCATTACTGGCCGTGCTCACTGCTTTGTGCGGcacagaaaagaaagaaagaaagaaaggatcCGGTCAACCATGTGTGCTGATAGATGTGCCCCCATCCAAACTCTAATATACGATCTCGTGGAAGCGAAGCACAGTAGCCAATCACCGGGCACTGTCTTATTCGCCCTGCCTGCGTCAGCCGTCAGCTGCATGAATGCCGCTATAATTATTATCCCTCCGTCCGTCAGGCAGAAAACGTTGGATCCAGTCTCCAAGGCCCCTCAACTGGCTTGTCTCTTATTGGTCTGTGGAGCTCAAAAGCACTTCTGGAGCTTTTCTCCCGTCCGCTCGACCCGGAGAGCTCCGGCCGGCTCAGAGTCTGACTCTGATACCACCACTGACTCGAGTAGTATGAGGCGGCCTCGGGGAGGACACCAAAGGTTAAACTCCTCCGTAGACACGCCCCGCAAAGTACCATCTCCAGAGCCCAGACGACAGGCGCTTTCGCGTCTATGGAGCCTTGAACGGAGTCTAAAGTGGATCAAAGCACTAAGGAGAAGCCGTGGGAAATTGCAGAGTCATGGATTCTGGACTCCAAATCCTTGGACCATAGTCGCACAGCAGGATAGCAGTCACACAATCAACCTGAAGGCACTCGAGGATAGGAGCGACGTAACACAGAGATCAGGGAAACTTGCGGATTGAGCCGACCGTGTGCATATGTATCATCCCTTTCACTCGCAATGGATGCTCAATCGAGGGGGGATAAACGTACATCGGGAGGACGAAGTTTTG
This genomic interval carries:
- a CDS encoding uncharacterized protein (transcript_id=CADANIAT00006325); this translates as MSILNSPQKVKKLVLTGAVTAVTITGTLYGAGLKTQQEVSQQTQKAREITLDERIASLQSTRQVLVGKKELVEKQMRDLDARIEERKQKGIDNKRV
- a CDS encoding DNA repair ATPase SMC5 (transcript_id=CADANIAT00006326), giving the protein MPSMSNSAVPQRRRREQDDDSDDLASASESSPVPTPASNRSHSKRARIAAKYDASEDASDPEFEGNGENENAEDSSESASSTQDDGQTETQSHNYNPAGLLSTVQNGMRGQEGFKPGAIVRIKVKDFVTYTAAEFFPGPKLNMVIGPNGTGKSTLVCAICLGLGWGPVHLGRAKDIGEFVKHGCREATIEIELARGPKHSRNPVVTRIIKREGNKSSFMLNGKQSFAIQVDNLCQFLPQDKVSEFAALTPVELLHSTQRAAAGAEMVELHENLKRLRAEQKKLQSNNQSDKDLLANLENRQEMQRADFERVRQRAQIARRIELLQTVRPLVLYRHLVEQGKALKEERNVSQRELEVLEAQLKPVMRSSEQKKEYCMQLEAVVKHKQRALERADRMATDLNRKVEQYEQNMKELDAEIEAEKKSAVKSRQEGAKIAQTIKTLTRQLQDNPVEFDADWYNEQIRDKRREIREIENRAKEINERKRQLHEKFNETGDRLKQAEHQLRSLDSRAGQQEKKLQDVSSDSYKAYRWLLNNQDKFEQEVFGPPIVTCSIKDSKYADQVESLLQKTDFTSFTVQNRRDFRTLQRYLINELRLHDISIRTSSTPLENLRSSLPDHELRDLGFHGWARDFLDGPEPVVAMLVSEKLLHQTPVSLRDISDQTFATLEQGSISSWVAGKQNYTINRRREYGPGAISTRVRQVRPARVWTSQPVDASAKAELQRRIQELRSEVEEIKERIESDRATMAQLKRDNDTAHAERDKLERDKNDKQTAYTHFRAIPEKIRHQEAKKEAQDASIAKIRASIIKIRHKQDKLSVEKAEAVLQYANAVESLRELHEELIKLSLWKIESFSDWEVLKLRNSEYEERLNAKRDEVKQLSEQVKQKALECRRAEQEAKKLSVKAREQPDLMEVAQEVSSNNLTPEALEGEIDSEQARLELTHGGPSNVVQEYEERARQINKLRKKLTEFDEKLKQFNDAIAEVRGKWEPKLDAIVKSVSDAFSDSFARIGCAGQVSLDKPGDEPGPDGQPSGNDFDLWSIQVHVKFREHENLSLLDSHRQSGGERAVSTIFYLMALQSLSASPFRVVDEINQGMDPRNERMVHGRLVEIACAPSSDGGGGQYFLITPKLLSGLVYKPGMRVLCIVSGEHMPEDHNLIDLGAAVRNKRALSARSGTGGAVSPAVRSVAA
- a CDS encoding lipase family protein (transcript_id=CADANIAT00006324); this translates as MPRILGFGSRSKQNDIEATGSDSHEGASYTPTISGTSLLPGPVASLVSFVAQSTSLSLRVGTYFGGVALDGARITTLTGLELSRTVIEGILTRAGRDIAVRSSGSYGKAEAESILERSLAALHTTITSASFFAAASFQFSSTTLSSASNMSQALLSTLDAILGSTESSRAIAAIITLIRKEFREQSAESGSEKVGVGDLLVGTVGFAMLQRWGRKNTERHIRLNGGLETVWDVVILDNGIRADVLDMQQIQPVNNRPEIMRNRSRRSSFVTPGNAEDEFDVVERPETAIDDSKPPSVIIPDVQHHISDEEIRMYILKQLPRGCRASIKTDTVTTQTITVNVYDDDGEIVAPPGTMVVEERFYNHTDDGGQGSSVGQAPKHTIVFRTAFNRSQSADVRPPSRNLVGLREPNNDHSDDHHHVLSDDSAFEVGPEDTCHISDRVSKSQGQDNQQSVSVFSEVHDPGTPHPSPRETPQSARRVSGTFGRGSLTKFAQRVKTGTSEKKDQSKRSSLRLPFQQSNPHLTPSVSTQRSKPRGAATERKPSAQAYPDKPTRQLKAGKSVVPSMSETAHLTANRGVPRTLSQNHRSQHSSSTNKRDGRTAGPRDDYYWVHESSQESYVTRTDTYSPSRELRPSSPTAASSYVRSSSSLSLTRSESETTVNLRPDKRPNSAHRRSKSYSASIYSLATAGSDTSLILAHRARKSAYDDASTIQALNRDGLVPGIFPKRHFVRNIRRFCRFASATYGASALQVMGLPRQPRGPNRDNPHSQEHDDFSHHTGLPASAILLSSYVDPAGGSNAAGETESGFPLVHYLFLDHESKAVVLALRGTWGFEDVLTDMTCEYDDLVWQGKNWKVHKGMHASAKHLLMGGGRRVMITIRAALEEFPDYGVVLCGHSLGGGVAALLATMISEPTHEASLVSFTTASRSDRKLILPNARFTDDSHPAYYLPPGRPIHVYAYGPPAAMSPFLRRATRGLVTTVVNGQDVVPCLSLGILHDLHTTALEFKGDTSEAKSNVRLRVWENLRQSIVNKFYVHEAPMLLNAGDGLGEDAWAWKTLKSLRESMCAPKLVPPGEVFVVETMRVLQRSAFTSDVGEDGSLRLGKPATRVQLKFIRDVESRFGELRFGSGMFSDHNPARYEASLVALTRGILDD